From a single Terriglobales bacterium genomic region:
- the rplO gene encoding 50S ribosomal protein L15, with the protein MNLSNLRAPKRSSENRKRVGRGMGSGMGKTSTRGHKGQGSRSGSRLMRGFEGGQMPLHRRLPKRGFVNIFREEYAIVNLSELASLGESKITPDLLRSSGLVSGKNKRVKVLGDGELKSALTVQAHKFSKSAEEKIKNAGGSASIIEIKPPAPVKNRFEQARAQKRAGKQKKQA; encoded by the coding sequence ATGAATTTATCGAATTTACGAGCACCAAAACGCTCCTCCGAAAACCGCAAGCGCGTGGGCCGCGGCATGGGTTCAGGCATGGGCAAGACTTCTACCCGGGGACACAAGGGCCAGGGCTCACGCTCCGGGTCCCGCCTGATGCGCGGCTTTGAAGGCGGCCAGATGCCGCTGCACCGCCGCCTGCCCAAGCGTGGTTTCGTCAACATCTTCCGCGAGGAGTACGCGATCGTGAACCTCTCCGAGCTGGCGTCCCTCGGCGAAAGCAAGATCACGCCCGACCTGCTCCGCTCCAGCGGGCTGGTAAGCGGCAAGAACAAGCGCGTGAAAGTCCTGGGTGACGGCGAACTCAAAAGCGCCCTCACGGTGCAGGCGCACAAATTTTCCAAGTCGGCGGAAGAGAAGATCAAGAATGCCGGGGGCAGCGCCAGTATCATCGAAATCAAGCCGCCCGCCCCGGTGAAGAACCGGTTCGAGCAAGCCCGCGCGCAAAAACGCGCCGGCAAACAGAAGAAGCAGGCTTAA
- the rpmD gene encoding 50S ribosomal protein L30 — protein MPATRKSAKRASSGKGKIHLKWVRSAIASPEKHKRVVRGLGFTRLNQVIEREDSPSIRGMVDKVPHLVKVVNE, from the coding sequence ATGCCTGCCACCAGGAAAAGCGCCAAGCGCGCCAGCAGCGGCAAGGGTAAGATTCACCTGAAGTGGGTGCGGTCGGCGATCGCTTCGCCGGAGAAACATAAGCGGGTGGTGCGCGGTCTCGGTTTCACCCGCTTGAACCAGGTGATCGAGCGCGAAGACTCGCCCTCGATCCGCGGCATGGTCGACAAGGTTCCGCACCTGGTGAAGGTGGTAAACGAATAG
- the rpsE gene encoding 30S ribosomal protein S5, with product MATATVKKKLDAGSYQLKDQVVAINRVTKVVKGGKNLSFAALVVVGDPSAAVVGYGSGKAKEVPQAIRKGIESAKKNLVRVNINQTTIPHAVLGRFGSGMVLLKPAPEGTGVIAGGAVRAVMTSVGIQNVLTKSIGTTNPHNVVKATFDALKKLRDRQEVATMRGKSAQEL from the coding sequence ATGGCTACTGCAACTGTGAAGAAGAAATTGGATGCCGGCAGCTACCAACTGAAAGACCAGGTGGTCGCCATCAACCGCGTCACCAAGGTGGTGAAGGGCGGCAAGAACCTGTCGTTCGCCGCGCTGGTCGTCGTCGGCGATCCCTCCGCCGCCGTGGTCGGCTACGGTTCCGGCAAGGCCAAGGAAGTGCCGCAGGCGATCCGCAAGGGAATCGAGTCGGCCAAGAAGAACCTGGTGCGCGTGAACATCAACCAGACCACCATCCCGCACGCGGTTCTCGGACGCTTCGGCTCCGGCATGGTGCTGTTGAAGCCCGCACCGGAAGGAACGGGCGTGATCGCCGGTGGTGCGGTGCGCGCGGTCATGACTTCGGTCGGCATTCAGAACGTGCTCACCAAGTCCATCGGCACCACCAACCCACATAACGTGGTCAAGGCCACCTTCGATGCGCTCAAGAAGTTGCGCGATCGCCAGGAAGTTGCCACCATGCGCGGCAAGTCCGCACAGGAGCTGTAA
- the rplR gene encoding 50S ribosomal protein L18, with product MLTKASKNQTRSKSHQRIRKRMVGTPERPRLNVYRSLNHIYVQVVDDLHGKTLVSASTVEGAKASKRTGGNVAAAKEIGKRIAERAKEKGIAKVVFDRGGYLYHGRVKALAEAARAAGLQF from the coding sequence ATGCTTACGAAGGCTTCAAAAAACCAGACGCGATCCAAGTCTCACCAGCGCATCCGCAAGCGGATGGTTGGTACGCCGGAGCGCCCGCGCCTCAACGTGTACCGCTCGCTCAACCATATTTATGTCCAGGTGGTAGACGACCTGCACGGCAAGACGCTGGTATCGGCGAGCACGGTCGAGGGCGCCAAGGCCAGCAAGCGCACCGGCGGCAACGTCGCCGCGGCCAAGGAAATCGGCAAGCGCATCGCCGAACGCGCCAAGGAAAAGGGAATTGCCAAGGTAGTGTTCGATCGCGGCGGCTACCTTTACCACGGGCGGGTCAAGGCGCTGGCGGAAGCCGCTCGCGCGGCCGGACTGCAATTTTAG
- the rplF gene encoding 50S ribosomal protein L6 yields MSRIGKKPIAIPQGVKVSVDGNVVKVQGPKGALETRVPNGIKVAQQDGHLVAQRENDQQAALHGLTRALINNAVEGVTKGWTRELEIVGIGYRAELKGKAVVVFNLGYSHPIEYPLPEGITVTVDPKQTRLTISGIDRQKVGQVAAEMRGLRPPDPYKNKGVRYAGERLKKKVGKTGAK; encoded by the coding sequence ATGTCACGAATTGGAAAAAAGCCGATTGCCATCCCCCAGGGAGTGAAGGTCTCGGTGGATGGGAACGTGGTCAAGGTCCAGGGCCCGAAGGGAGCGCTGGAAACGCGGGTCCCCAACGGCATCAAGGTCGCGCAGCAGGACGGCCACCTGGTCGCACAGCGCGAAAACGATCAGCAGGCCGCGCTGCATGGTTTAACGCGGGCGCTGATTAACAACGCCGTGGAAGGCGTTACCAAGGGCTGGACGCGCGAGTTGGAAATCGTCGGCATCGGGTACCGCGCCGAGCTGAAGGGAAAGGCCGTAGTCGTCTTCAATCTCGGGTATTCGCACCCCATCGAGTACCCGCTGCCGGAAGGCATCACGGTGACGGTGGACCCCAAGCAGACGCGCCTGACGATCAGCGGAATCGATCGCCAGAAGGTTGGCCAAGTCGCCGCGGAAATGCGCGGACTGCGTCCGCCCGACCCCTATAAGAACAAGGGCGTGCGCTACGCGGGCGAGCGTTTGAAGAAGAAGGTGGGTAAGACCGGGGCGAAGTAA
- the rpsH gene encoding 30S ribosomal protein S8, giving the protein MSLTDPVADFLTRIRNGIGARQQKVDVPASKLKLELARILKEEGFISNFKSTEEEGRKVLRVYLKYGNNNEAAISRLQRVSSPGCRVYVGHNEIPRVLGGMGINILTTPRGVMTGRDARKHGVGGEILCEIW; this is encoded by the coding sequence ATGAGTTTGACCGATCCGGTCGCAGATTTTTTGACTCGCATCCGCAACGGCATTGGCGCCCGCCAGCAGAAGGTGGACGTCCCTGCCTCCAAGCTGAAGCTGGAACTGGCCCGCATCCTTAAGGAAGAGGGCTTTATCTCCAACTTCAAGTCCACCGAGGAAGAAGGCCGCAAGGTGCTGCGCGTTTACCTGAAGTATGGCAACAACAACGAAGCCGCAATTTCGCGCCTGCAACGCGTGTCCAGTCCGGGTTGCCGCGTGTACGTCGGCCACAACGAGATTCCGCGCGTGCTCGGCGGGATGGGCATCAACATCCTGACCACCCCGCGCGGCGTGATGACGGGCCGCGACGCCCGCAAGCATGGCGTCGGCGGTGAAATTTTGTGCGAGATCTGGTGA
- a CDS encoding type Z 30S ribosomal protein S14, whose amino-acid sequence MATTAKRVKDDPSRKPKFSTRQHNRCQICGRPRGFLRKFGICRLCFRGLALRGEIPGVSKSSW is encoded by the coding sequence ATGGCTACAACTGCAAAACGAGTGAAGGACGATCCGAGCCGGAAGCCGAAGTTTTCGACGCGGCAGCACAATCGCTGCCAGATCTGCGGGCGTCCCCGCGGATTCCTGCGCAAGTTCGGCATTTGCCGCTTGTGCTTCCGCGGACTGGCGCTGCGGGGCGAAATCCCCGGCGTTTCCAAGTCGTCCTGGTAG
- the rplE gene encoding 50S ribosomal protein L5: MRDRFEKEVAPALMKEFDVKNPMAVPRIHKVVVNMGVGEATQNAKVIDPAAAELQAIAGQKPVITKAKKSIAAFKVREGMPIGVMVTLRGDRMYEFLDRLINIALPRVRDFRGVSTKSFDGRGNYTLGLRDQLIFPEISYERVEKSKGMNVTIVTTARTDDQARALLKGLGMPFRA; this comes from the coding sequence CTGCGCGACCGCTTCGAGAAGGAAGTGGCTCCGGCATTGATGAAGGAGTTCGACGTCAAGAACCCGATGGCGGTTCCGCGGATCCACAAGGTCGTGGTCAACATGGGTGTCGGCGAAGCCACCCAGAATGCCAAGGTCATTGACCCCGCCGCCGCCGAGTTGCAGGCGATCGCCGGCCAGAAGCCGGTGATTACCAAGGCGAAGAAATCCATCGCCGCCTTCAAGGTGCGCGAAGGCATGCCGATCGGCGTCATGGTCACGCTGCGTGGAGATCGCATGTACGAATTCCTCGACCGGCTGATCAACATCGCGCTGCCGCGAGTGCGCGATTTCCGGGGCGTTTCCACCAAGTCGTTCGACGGCCGCGGCAATTACACGCTCGGCCTGCGCGATCAGCTCATCTTCCCGGAAATTTCTTACGAGAGGGTGGAAAAGTCGAAGGGAATGAACGTCACCATTGTGACCACGGCGCGCACTGACGACCAGGCGCGCGCCCTGCTGAAAGGCCTCGGGATGCCTTTCCGCGCATAA
- the rplX gene encoding 50S ribosomal protein L24: MQRVHSDIRRNDTVKVITGRDQGKQGRVLRVFPEEGKVLVEHVMMVKKHVRPNPQRNVKGGIAEQESRIAISNVMLLCGACGPVRVRHEKRGDRKVRVCHKCGTTLEK; this comes from the coding sequence ATGCAACGAGTACACAGTGACATTCGCCGCAACGACACCGTGAAGGTGATCACCGGCCGCGACCAGGGCAAGCAGGGGCGCGTGCTCCGCGTCTTTCCCGAGGAGGGGAAGGTACTGGTCGAGCACGTGATGATGGTGAAGAAGCACGTGCGCCCCAACCCGCAGCGCAACGTCAAGGGCGGCATCGCCGAGCAGGAGAGCCGGATTGCCATCTCCAACGTGATGCTGTTGTGCGGAGCGTGTGGCCCGGTGCGCGTCCGTCACGAGAAGCGCGGGGACCGCAAAGTTCGCGTCTGCCACAAGTGCGGCACGACGCTGGAGAAGTAA